The following proteins are co-located in the Hydrogenophaga sp. RAC07 genome:
- a CDS encoding type III glutamate--ammonia ligase, with amino-acid sequence MTLQERMEALRAQGIHSVLTTFTDLPGGPKGKLVPLDGLPGAVSSGAGFSGPSISGTGLPRMGARSEYMGRVVPESLRPLPFMPGVAHAVCDGFAGGEPLDTCSRQVLKRQVEHLRARGWTLWVGIEPEFFLLKRDAQGRWQVADAQDGLAKPSYDLQAIGRNFAFLDAMRQTLTGLGFQLQQIDHEDACGQYEINYQHDDALAAADRYQLFKLAAQAVASQHGAVFSTMPKPLAHAPGSGLHFHLSLTDANGNAVMADPAGALGLSTTGHQFAAGLLHHADALAALCAPTANSYKRLAASRSASGTTWSPVWKAMGDNNRTCLVRTVAGRIEWRLPDPSCNVYAAIAGTLAAGLSGIEQALPAATPCTDDLYERHARGEALPDRLPRDLFAALQALEQDAPLRVAVGDAFCAEFLTLKHAEWASYSQQVSDWELERYGNAA; translated from the coding sequence TTGACGTTGCAGGAGCGCATGGAAGCCCTGCGCGCTCAGGGCATCCACTCGGTGCTCACCACCTTCACCGACCTGCCCGGCGGGCCCAAGGGCAAGCTGGTGCCGCTGGATGGCCTGCCCGGTGCGGTGAGCAGCGGCGCGGGGTTCTCCGGCCCCAGCATCAGCGGCACCGGCCTGCCGCGCATGGGCGCGCGCAGCGAGTACATGGGGCGCGTGGTGCCCGAGAGCCTGCGCCCGCTGCCCTTCATGCCCGGCGTGGCGCACGCGGTGTGCGACGGTTTTGCCGGCGGTGAACCGCTGGACACCTGCTCGCGCCAGGTGCTCAAGCGCCAGGTCGAACACTTGCGCGCGCGCGGCTGGACGTTGTGGGTCGGCATCGAGCCCGAGTTCTTCCTGCTCAAGCGCGATGCGCAGGGCCGCTGGCAGGTGGCCGATGCGCAGGACGGGCTTGCCAAACCCTCGTACGACCTGCAGGCCATCGGCCGCAACTTCGCGTTTCTCGACGCCATGCGCCAGACGCTCACCGGGCTCGGTTTCCAGTTGCAGCAGATCGACCACGAAGACGCGTGCGGCCAGTACGAGATCAACTACCAGCACGACGACGCGTTGGCCGCGGCCGACCGCTACCAGCTCTTCAAGCTCGCCGCGCAGGCCGTGGCGTCGCAACACGGCGCGGTGTTTTCCACCATGCCCAAGCCGCTGGCGCACGCGCCAGGCAGTGGCTTGCACTTTCACCTGAGCCTGACCGATGCCAACGGCAACGCCGTGATGGCCGACCCGGCTGGCGCGCTGGGTCTGAGCACCACTGGCCACCAGTTCGCCGCCGGCCTGCTGCACCACGCCGACGCGCTGGCCGCCTTGTGCGCGCCCACCGCCAACAGCTACAAGCGCCTGGCCGCCAGCCGCAGCGCGTCGGGCACCACCTGGTCACCGGTGTGGAAGGCCATGGGCGACAACAACCGCACGTGCCTCGTGCGCACCGTGGCCGGGCGCATCGAATGGCGCCTGCCCGACCCGTCCTGCAACGTGTACGCCGCCATCGCCGGCACGCTGGCGGCGGGACTCTCCGGCATCGAGCAGGCCCTGCCCGCCGCCACGCCTTGCACGGACGACTTGTACGAGCGGCACGCGCGCGGTGAGGCTTTGCCCGACCGGCTGCCGCGCGACCTGTTCGCGGCATTGCAGGCCCTGGAGCAGGACGCGCCGCTGCGCGTCGCCGTGGGCGACGCCTTCTGCGCCGAATTCCTCACGCTCAAGCACGCCGAATGGGCCAGCTACAGCCAGCAGGTGAGCGACTGGGAGCTGGAGCGCTACGGCAACGCGGCCTGA
- the gabT gene encoding 4-aminobutyrate--2-oxoglutarate transaminase: MNAMNDIKTDSTNAAWHQRRLDATPRGVGVMGDFFIDKAKNAEFWDIEGRRFIDFAGGIAVLNTGHVHPKVQAAIAAQLQRFTHSCYQVVPYTEYVALAERINAIVPIDGPVKTAFFSTGAEAIENAMKIARYSTGRTGVIAFGGAFHGRSMFSVALTGKVQPYKAGFGPFPPEIYHVPFPCHCSSLDDTKHAMEQLFKCDIEPSRVAAIVFEPVQGEGGFNPIQPAAVKWLRVLCDQHGILLVADEVQTGFARTGKMFAMEHYGVSPDLMTMAKSMAGGTTLSAVSGKAAIMDGPAPGGLGGTYAGNPLAIAASHAVLDVMAEERLPERAQKLGDQLIGHLIAQRAVYPKRLGDVRGLGAMVACEFIDAKGAPDADTTKKVQTAALKRGLLLLTCGVYGNVIRFLFPLTIEDSVFAEGLAVFDAALAEVLA, encoded by the coding sequence ATGAACGCCATGAACGACATCAAGACCGACAGCACCAACGCCGCCTGGCACCAGCGCCGGCTCGACGCCACACCGCGCGGTGTGGGCGTGATGGGGGACTTCTTCATCGACAAGGCGAAAAACGCCGAGTTCTGGGACATCGAGGGCCGCCGCTTCATCGACTTTGCGGGCGGCATCGCGGTGCTCAACACCGGCCACGTGCACCCCAAGGTGCAGGCGGCCATCGCCGCGCAGCTGCAGCGTTTCACGCACAGCTGCTACCAGGTCGTGCCCTACACCGAGTACGTGGCATTGGCCGAGCGCATCAACGCCATCGTGCCGATCGACGGACCGGTGAAGACCGCGTTTTTCTCCACCGGCGCCGAGGCGATCGAGAACGCGATGAAGATCGCGCGCTACAGCACCGGGCGCACCGGCGTCATTGCGTTTGGCGGTGCGTTCCACGGCCGCAGCATGTTCTCGGTCGCGCTCACCGGCAAGGTGCAGCCCTACAAGGCCGGCTTCGGCCCGTTCCCGCCCGAGATCTACCACGTGCCCTTCCCCTGCCACTGCAGTTCGCTCGACGACACCAAGCACGCGATGGAGCAGCTCTTCAAGTGCGACATCGAGCCCAGCCGCGTGGCGGCCATCGTGTTTGAACCGGTGCAGGGCGAGGGCGGCTTCAACCCCATCCAGCCGGCGGCCGTGAAGTGGCTGCGCGTGCTGTGCGACCAGCACGGCATCCTGCTGGTGGCCGACGAGGTGCAGACCGGCTTTGCGCGCACCGGCAAGATGTTTGCGATGGAGCATTACGGCGTGAGCCCCGACCTCATGACCATGGCCAAGAGCATGGCCGGTGGCACCACGCTCTCGGCCGTGTCGGGCAAGGCCGCCATCATGGACGGCCCGGCCCCGGGCGGCCTGGGCGGCACCTACGCCGGCAACCCGCTGGCCATCGCCGCCTCGCATGCGGTGCTGGACGTGATGGCCGAGGAGCGCCTGCCCGAGCGCGCGCAGAAGCTGGGCGACCAGCTCATCGGCCACCTGATCGCGCAGCGCGCCGTGTACCCCAAGCGCTTGGGCGACGTGCGCGGCCTGGGCGCCATGGTGGCTTGCGAGTTCATCGACGCCAAAGGTGCACCCGACGCCGACACCACGAAGAAGGTACAAACGGCGGCGCTCAAGCGCGGCCTGCTGCTGCTGACCTGCGGTGTCTACGGCAACGTGATCCGTTTCCTGTTCCCGCTCACCATTGAAGACAGCGTGTTCGCCGAGGGGCTGGCCGTGTTTGACGCCGCGCTGGCGGAGGTGCTCGCTTGA
- a CDS encoding aldehyde dehydrogenase, with translation MTTPTFDGRAFINGERIAARDGQTFDCISPVDGRLLTAVARCGEADIDAAVAAGRAAFEDRRWSGMAPAQRKRIMIKFAEQLSAHADELALTETLDMGKPIKYAKGVDVNSAANCIRWYGEAVDKVYDEIAPTGRNALALITREPVGVVGVIVPWNYPMIMAAWKIAPALAAGNSVVLKPSEKSPLTALRLAELALAAGIPPGVFNVVPGYGPEAGSPLALHMDVDCIAFTGSTRVGKQIHVMAGQSNLKRAWTELGGKSPNIVFADCPNLDRAVEAAVGSIFFNQGESCNAPSRLFIEASIKDAFLEKALKLVPDYQPGNPLDKATTMGAIVDKVQMDTVLRYIESGKNEGATLLAGGEAAMPVAGGNYVLPTIFDGVTPQMTIAREEIFGPVLSVLSFTDAAEVVREANNSVYGLQAAVWTSDINKAHGVARALRAGTVHVNQYDEDDITVPFGGFKQSGVGRDKSLHAFDKYTETKTTWIRIDSPV, from the coding sequence ATGACCACCCCGACCTTTGACGGCCGCGCCTTCATCAACGGCGAGCGCATCGCCGCGCGCGACGGCCAGACTTTTGATTGCATCTCGCCGGTGGACGGCCGCCTGCTGACCGCGGTGGCGCGTTGTGGCGAGGCCGACATCGACGCTGCCGTGGCTGCAGGCCGGGCCGCGTTTGAAGACCGCCGCTGGAGTGGCATGGCGCCGGCGCAGCGCAAGCGCATCATGATCAAGTTCGCCGAGCAGCTCAGCGCGCACGCCGACGAACTGGCGCTGACCGAAACGCTGGACATGGGCAAGCCCATCAAGTACGCCAAGGGCGTGGACGTGAACAGCGCGGCCAACTGCATCCGCTGGTACGGCGAGGCGGTGGACAAGGTGTACGACGAGATCGCACCCACGGGGCGCAACGCGCTGGCGCTGATCACGCGCGAGCCGGTGGGTGTGGTGGGCGTGATCGTGCCCTGGAACTACCCCATGATCATGGCGGCCTGGAAGATTGCACCGGCGCTGGCCGCCGGCAACTCGGTGGTCTTGAAGCCGAGCGAAAAAAGCCCGCTCACCGCGCTGCGCCTGGCCGAGCTGGCCCTGGCCGCCGGCATCCCGCCCGGCGTGTTCAACGTGGTGCCGGGCTACGGCCCCGAGGCCGGCAGCCCGCTGGCGCTGCACATGGATGTGGACTGCATTGCGTTCACCGGCAGCACGCGCGTGGGCAAACAGATCCACGTGATGGCCGGGCAGAGCAACCTCAAGCGCGCCTGGACCGAGCTGGGTGGCAAGTCGCCCAACATCGTGTTCGCCGATTGCCCCAACCTCGACCGCGCGGTGGAAGCCGCGGTGGGCAGCATCTTTTTCAACCAGGGCGAGAGCTGCAATGCACCCTCGCGCCTGTTCATCGAGGCCTCGATCAAGGACGCGTTCCTGGAGAAGGCCTTGAAGCTGGTGCCCGACTACCAGCCGGGCAACCCGCTGGACAAGGCCACGACCATGGGCGCCATCGTCGACAAGGTGCAGATGGACACGGTGCTGCGTTACATCGAGTCGGGCAAGAACGAAGGCGCCACACTGCTGGCCGGTGGCGAGGCGGCCATGCCGGTGGCCGGTGGCAACTACGTGCTGCCCACCATCTTTGACGGCGTGACGCCGCAGATGACGATCGCGCGCGAGGAGATCTTTGGCCCGGTGTTGTCGGTGCTGAGCTTCACCGACGCGGCCGAGGTGGTGCGCGAGGCCAACAACAGCGTGTATGGCCTGCAGGCCGCCGTGTGGACCAGCGACATCAACAAGGCGCACGGCGTGGCGCGTGCGCTGCGCGCGGGCACGGTGCACGTGAACCAGTACGACGAGGACGACATCACCGTGCCCTTCGGTGGTTTCAAGCAGAGCGGCGTGGGGCGCGACAAGTCGCTGCACGCGTTCGACAAGTACACGGAAACCAAGACGACGTGGATTCGCATCGACAGCCCGGTGTGA
- a CDS encoding ABC transporter permease: MKQVLEKHFGKFWLAAVYLFLYLPLFFMIVFSFNSTRQDANFTGFSLRWYEALTRDTKIVEGFWLSLKIAAVTGVLSAVLGTFAAFVLVRYRRFPGRTVFSGMVNAPLVMPEVVIGLSLLLLMVGAQNAFGWPERGMLTIILGHTLLGMAYGMVVIQSRLMEMDRAIEEAAMDLGAKPLQVFFLVTLPNIFQGILAAFLLAFTLSFDDVVISEFLSGPGVNTLPQVIFGYARRGINPTIYAAATLLIVTVTIGIVGYAVWVARSTRKREREIAAATRAELVALSPN; encoded by the coding sequence ATGAAACAAGTTCTTGAAAAACACTTCGGCAAGTTCTGGCTCGCGGCGGTGTATTTGTTCCTTTACCTGCCGCTGTTCTTCATGATCGTGTTCAGCTTCAACAGCACACGCCAGGACGCCAACTTCACCGGTTTCTCGTTGCGCTGGTACGAAGCGCTCACGCGCGACACCAAGATCGTCGAAGGTTTCTGGCTCTCGCTCAAGATCGCGGCGGTCACCGGTGTGCTGTCGGCCGTGCTCGGCACCTTCGCTGCGTTTGTGCTCGTGCGCTACCGGCGCTTCCCGGGCCGCACCGTGTTCAGCGGCATGGTCAACGCGCCGCTGGTGATGCCCGAGGTGGTGATCGGCCTGTCGTTGCTGCTGCTCATGGTGGGCGCGCAGAACGCCTTTGGCTGGCCCGAGCGCGGCATGCTCACCATCATCCTGGGTCACACACTGCTGGGCATGGCCTATGGCATGGTGGTGATCCAGAGTCGCCTGATGGAGATGGACCGCGCCATTGAAGAAGCCGCCATGGACCTGGGCGCCAAACCCCTGCAGGTGTTCTTCCTCGTCACGCTGCCCAACATCTTCCAGGGCATTCTCGCGGCCTTCCTGCTGGCGTTCACGCTGTCGTTCGACGACGTGGTGATTTCCGAATTCCTCTCCGGCCCGGGCGTGAACACGCTGCCGCAGGTGATCTTTGGCTACGCGCGGCGCGGCATCAACCCGACCATCTACGCCGCGGCCACGCTGCTGATCGTGACCGTGACGATCGGCATCGTGGGGTATGCGGTGTGGGTGGCCCGGTCCACGCGCAAGCGCGAGCGGGAGATTGCGGCGGCCACCCGGGCAGAGCTGGTGGCGCTGAGCCCGAACTGA
- a CDS encoding ABC transporter permease, whose protein sequence is MAINLPMPGKRFVIGVPYVWLFVFFLLPFLILLYISFVDMGESINPFKPIWDSQTGLLSLKYENYWTIFRDEGGVLFKTIYIEAYLRSIWYALWTAVLCLVFGYPFAYFIARSPAGVRPALLMMVMLPFWTSFLLRVYAWKGILADQGVLNQLLMAVGITSEPILMLYTNVSMLVGMTYVYLPFMVLPLYATLVKMDFRLLEAAYDLGTTPFKAFWLITVPLSKAGIVAGFMLVFIPSVGEFVIPSLLGGPENIMIGRVVWDEMFTSNNWPRATALAVVMIALIVVPLAIYYHYTGEAAEPRK, encoded by the coding sequence ATGGCCATCAACCTGCCCATGCCCGGCAAGCGCTTCGTCATCGGCGTGCCCTATGTCTGGCTGTTTGTCTTCTTCCTCCTGCCCTTCCTGATCCTGCTGTACATCAGCTTCGTGGACATGGGCGAGAGCATCAACCCGTTCAAGCCGATCTGGGACAGCCAGACCGGCCTGCTCAGCCTGAAGTACGAGAACTACTGGACCATCTTCCGCGACGAAGGCGGTGTGCTGTTCAAGACCATCTACATCGAGGCCTACCTGCGCTCGATCTGGTATGCGCTGTGGACGGCCGTGCTGTGCCTGGTGTTCGGTTACCCCTTCGCCTACTTCATCGCGCGTTCGCCGGCCGGCGTGCGCCCGGCGCTGCTGATGATGGTGATGCTGCCGTTCTGGACGTCTTTCCTGCTGCGCGTCTACGCGTGGAAAGGCATCCTGGCCGACCAGGGCGTGCTCAACCAGCTGCTCATGGCCGTGGGCATCACGAGTGAACCCATCCTCATGCTCTACACCAACGTCTCGATGCTGGTGGGCATGACCTATGTGTACCTGCCCTTCATGGTGCTGCCGCTGTACGCCACGCTGGTGAAGATGGATTTCCGCCTGCTCGAAGCCGCCTACGACCTGGGCACCACGCCGTTCAAGGCCTTCTGGCTGATCACCGTGCCGCTGTCCAAGGCCGGCATCGTGGCCGGCTTCATGCTGGTGTTCATTCCCTCGGTGGGCGAGTTCGTGATTCCCTCGCTCCTGGGCGGGCCGGAGAACATCATGATCGGGCGTGTGGTCTGGGACGAGATGTTCACCAGCAACAACTGGCCGCGCGCCACCGCACTGGCGGTGGTGATGATCGCGCTGATCGTCGTGCCGCTGGCGATCTACTACCACTACACCGGCGAAGCCGCCGAACCCCGCAAGTGA
- a CDS encoding ABC transporter ATP-binding protein, with product MDETGTQTGYLVTEKLVKRFDEAVAVDEVSLSIGKGEIFALLGSSGCGKSTLLRMLAGFEKPTSGRILLGGQDVAAMPPYERPVNMMFQSYALFPHLNIWENVAFGLKREGLPKAEVQQRTDEMLGLVQLTPYAKRKPHQLSGGQQQRVALARSLAKRPKLLLLDEPLGALDKKLREQTQFELVNIIEKVGVTVVMVTHDQEEAMTMASRIAIMSKGRVLQVGTPEEIYEHPANRFVADFIGNVNLFEGKLSVDEPNRCAVSTAIGQIEVGHGVPGHLGMAVGLAVRPEKIEISKQRPEGVAVNLFTGTVKEIAYFGSYNTYIVQAADGLRVKITEANTSRQDLSDITWEDNVFFWWNDKAGVVLRD from the coding sequence ATGGATGAGACGGGCACCCAGACGGGTTATCTGGTCACCGAAAAACTGGTCAAGCGCTTCGACGAGGCGGTGGCTGTGGACGAGGTGTCCCTCTCCATCGGCAAGGGCGAGATCTTCGCCCTGCTCGGCAGCTCGGGCTGCGGCAAGTCGACGCTGCTGCGCATGCTCGCCGGCTTCGAGAAACCGACCTCCGGGCGCATTCTGCTCGGCGGCCAGGACGTGGCGGCCATGCCACCCTACGAACGACCGGTCAACATGATGTTCCAGTCGTACGCGCTGTTTCCTCACCTCAACATCTGGGAGAACGTTGCCTTTGGCCTCAAGCGCGAAGGCTTGCCCAAGGCGGAGGTGCAACAGCGCACCGACGAGATGCTGGGCCTGGTGCAACTCACGCCCTACGCGAAACGCAAACCGCACCAGTTGTCCGGCGGCCAGCAGCAGCGTGTGGCACTGGCGCGCAGCCTGGCCAAACGGCCCAAGCTGTTGCTGCTCGACGAGCCCCTGGGCGCGCTCGACAAGAAGCTGCGCGAGCAGACCCAGTTTGAACTGGTCAACATCATCGAGAAGGTGGGCGTGACGGTGGTGATGGTCACGCACGACCAGGAAGAGGCCATGACCATGGCCAGCCGGATTGCCATCATGAGCAAGGGGCGGGTCTTGCAGGTGGGTACGCCCGAAGAGATCTACGAGCACCCGGCCAACCGCTTCGTGGCCGACTTCATCGGCAACGTCAACCTGTTCGAGGGCAAGCTCAGTGTGGACGAGCCCAACCGTTGTGCGGTGAGCACCGCCATCGGCCAGATCGAGGTGGGTCATGGCGTGCCGGGCCACCTGGGCATGGCGGTGGGCCTGGCCGTGCGGCCCGAGAAAATCGAGATCAGCAAGCAGCGCCCCGAGGGCGTGGCAGTGAACCTCTTCACCGGCACGGTCAAGGAGATCGCCTACTTCGGCTCCTACAACACCTACATCGTGCAGGCCGCCGACGGTCTGCGCGTGAAGATCACCGAAGCCAACACGTCGCGCCAGGACCTGTCGGACATCACCTGGGAGGACAACGTGTTCTTCTGGTGGAACGACAAGGCCGGTGTGGTCTTGAGGGATTGA
- a CDS encoding extracellular solute-binding protein — protein MKKHVLVIAMSAVLLASCGKKEEPVAAPAAPAPVAAAPAAPPVPAGPVLDDEKVLNIYNWPDYIPEGMIANFEKETGIKVNYDTFETNEALHAKLVAGNTGYDIVVPGTVFAKGQIEGGLLQPLKKEQIPNLANMDPAIMTTLTKADPENKHLVPWAWGFTTVGINKTKVEKALGGIAMPENAWDLVFKPEYTSKLKSCGIAYLDSPTEIIPVALHYIGKDAYSNDPADYKAANEMLMKVRKDVRLFSSTMIDDIAGGKACVAIGWSGDVNIAAGRAKENGSKDVIEALLPSTGALIFFDTMAVTKDAKHPNNAMAFIDFYLRPENAAAMANEMSYPTGNKAATDKINPEIASNKTIFVESDYFAKMIPPSSFTNEAREAMANAYNSFKKGK, from the coding sequence ATGAAAAAACACGTTTTGGTTATTGCAATGTCGGCCGTCTTGCTGGCGTCTTGCGGCAAGAAGGAAGAGCCCGTGGCGGCACCTGCCGCCCCTGCGCCGGTGGCCGCCGCGCCGGCCGCCCCGCCCGTGCCCGCTGGCCCGGTGCTTGACGACGAGAAGGTCCTCAACATCTACAACTGGCCCGACTACATTCCCGAAGGCATGATCGCCAACTTCGAGAAGGAAACGGGCATCAAGGTCAACTACGACACCTTCGAGACCAACGAAGCCCTGCACGCCAAGCTGGTGGCGGGCAACACCGGTTACGACATCGTCGTGCCCGGCACCGTGTTCGCCAAAGGCCAGATCGAAGGCGGCCTGCTGCAGCCGCTGAAGAAAGAGCAGATCCCGAACCTGGCCAACATGGATCCGGCGATCATGACCACGCTGACCAAAGCCGACCCCGAGAACAAGCACCTGGTGCCTTGGGCCTGGGGCTTCACCACCGTGGGCATCAACAAGACCAAGGTCGAGAAGGCCCTGGGTGGCATCGCCATGCCCGAGAACGCCTGGGACCTGGTGTTCAAGCCCGAGTACACGAGCAAGCTCAAATCGTGCGGCATCGCCTACCTCGACTCGCCCACCGAGATCATCCCGGTGGCGCTGCACTACATCGGCAAGGACGCATATTCGAACGATCCGGCCGACTACAAGGCGGCCAACGAGATGCTCATGAAGGTGCGCAAGGACGTGCGCCTGTTCAGCTCCACCATGATCGACGACATCGCCGGCGGCAAGGCCTGCGTGGCCATCGGCTGGTCGGGCGACGTGAACATTGCTGCCGGCCGCGCCAAGGAAAACGGTTCCAAGGACGTGATTGAAGCCCTGCTGCCGAGCACCGGCGCGCTGATCTTCTTTGACACCATGGCCGTGACCAAGGACGCCAAGCACCCGAACAACGCGATGGCCTTCATCGACTTCTACCTGCGCCCGGAAAACGCCGCGGCCATGGCCAACGAGATGAGCTACCCCACCGGCAACAAGGCCGCGACCGACAAGATCAACCCCGAGATCGCCAGCAACAAGACGATCTTTGTCGAGTCCGACTACTTCGCCAAGATGATCCCGCCGAGCAGCTTCACCAACGAAGCGCGCGAAGCCATGGCCAACGCCTACAACAGCTTCAAGAAAGGCAAGTAA
- a CDS encoding aspartate aminotransferase family protein, with amino-acid sequence MNTSTLIAPPAQVRRAEQHDTKAIQAADSAHFIHPFTDHGDLATRGSRVITRADNIYVWDSEGHKILDGMSGLWCVNAGYGRKELADAAYQQMMTLPFYNSFFQTTNVPAVQLATKLAALAPEVGGRKFEHVFFSSSGSESNDTNVRMVRRYWDLLGQPERKVIIGRLNGYHGSTMAGASLGGMSGMHAQGDLPIPNITHIGQPYFFENALPGESQDAFGIRAAGWLEARILELGADKVAAFIAEPVQGAGGVIIPPATYWPEIQRIVDKHGILLIADEVICAFGRLGHWFAYEKFGIRPDLVTFAKGVTSGYIPLGGVMVGDRVAKVLIEQGGEFNHGYTYSGHPVACAVALANIELMERENLVGRVRDDTGPYLAERFAELNQHPLVGVAETCGFVAGLVLVKDKATGATFDPELGVGMMCRAHCFKNGLIMRAVGDRMIIAPPLVMTRAQIDEMMVLIHTCLDATLTQLRAAGQHA; translated from the coding sequence ATGAACACCTCGACCCTCATCGCCCCGCCCGCGCAGGTGCGCCGCGCCGAACAGCACGACACAAAAGCCATCCAGGCCGCCGACAGCGCGCATTTCATCCACCCGTTCACCGACCACGGGGATCTCGCCACGCGCGGCTCGCGCGTGATCACGCGCGCCGACAACATCTACGTGTGGGACTCCGAAGGCCACAAGATCCTCGACGGCATGAGCGGCCTGTGGTGCGTGAACGCCGGTTACGGCCGCAAGGAACTGGCCGACGCCGCCTACCAGCAGATGATGACGCTGCCCTTCTACAACAGCTTCTTCCAGACCACCAACGTGCCGGCCGTGCAGCTGGCCACCAAGCTGGCGGCGCTGGCGCCCGAGGTGGGTGGGCGCAAGTTCGAGCACGTGTTCTTCAGCAGCAGCGGCAGCGAGAGCAACGACACCAACGTGCGCATGGTGCGCCGCTACTGGGACCTGCTGGGTCAGCCCGAGCGCAAGGTGATCATCGGTCGCCTGAACGGTTACCACGGCAGCACCATGGCGGGGGCATCGCTGGGCGGCATGAGCGGCATGCACGCGCAGGGTGACCTGCCGATTCCCAACATCACGCACATCGGCCAGCCCTACTTCTTCGAGAATGCGCTGCCCGGCGAGAGCCAGGACGCGTTCGGCATCCGCGCCGCCGGCTGGCTGGAAGCCAGGATCCTGGAGCTGGGTGCGGACAAGGTGGCGGCCTTCATCGCCGAGCCGGTGCAGGGCGCCGGCGGCGTGATCATCCCGCCCGCCACCTACTGGCCGGAGATCCAGCGCATCGTCGACAAACACGGCATCCTGCTGATTGCCGACGAGGTGATCTGCGCCTTCGGCCGCCTGGGCCACTGGTTCGCCTACGAGAAGTTCGGGATCCGGCCCGATCTGGTGACGTTCGCCAAGGGCGTGACCAGCGGCTACATCCCGCTGGGTGGCGTGATGGTGGGCGACCGTGTGGCGAAGGTGCTGATCGAGCAGGGCGGCGAGTTCAACCACGGCTACACCTACAGCGGCCACCCGGTGGCCTGCGCCGTGGCGCTGGCCAACATCGAGCTGATGGAGCGCGAGAACCTGGTGGGCCGGGTGCGCGACGACACCGGGCCCTACCTCGCCGAGCGTTTTGCCGAGCTCAACCAGCACCCGCTGGTGGGCGTGGCCGAGACCTGCGGCTTTGTGGCCGGGCTGGTGCTGGTGAAAGACAAGGCCACCGGCGCCACTTTCGACCCGGAACTGGGTGTGGGCATGATGTGCCGCGCCCACTGCTTCAAGAACGGCCTGATCATGCGCGCCGTGGGCGACCGCATGATCATCGCGCCGCCGCTGGTGATGACGCGGGCCCAGATCGACGAGATGATGGTACTGATCCACACCTGCCTGGATGCGACATTGACCCAGCTGCGGGCCGCCGGCCAGCACGCGTGA